GGGCGCCGGACGCAATCCGAACGCGGGCTGGGCCGTCTATTGCTCCACCAAGGCAGCACTGGATATGTATACGCGCGTGATCAACGCGGAGCATCGCGACCATGGCGTGCAGGCGGTCTCGCTCGCGCCGGGTGTGGTCGACACCGGCATGCAGGAAGCGATTCGCAGCAGCAGCGCCGAGAGCTTTCCCGCGCTGGCGCGCTTTCAGGAACTCAAGTCGAGCGGCAAATTGTCGTCTCCCGAAGACGTCGCGCGCCGTATTCTGGCGCTTACCGAGCGTGACGATTTCGGTCGGACCGAGATCGACGACATTCGCAATTACGCGTAAAAATGCACCGGCCGGCGAGTTCGCCGGCCGGTGCCTATCCCCCTGAACCTGCGCCGCCTATTGCTCCGTACTGGTGATGAAGACGCTGCCATTGCGCTCAGGTGCATACAGGATCAGCGTGGGCGCATGAATATCGAAGGCGCGCTCGCAGGCTTCACCGAACGAGTCGAACTGCACCGCCCACGCGCCGTTGCGCACGTAGCAGTGCGTGATGGTGTCGGTGCGCCGGTCGAATTCCTGGCCCAGAAATACACCCTGCGTGTAACACCAGACGACGAACCCGTGAAAGTCTGCTTGCTCCGGCGCGCGAAATACGCGCCAGCGGGCATCGTCCCGCCCCGCCAGACGCGCCGTCGCGCCCGCGGCCCAACGTTCGAATCCGTCGTGTCGTTTGCGTTGCTCCATGTCGTCGTACCCCCTATGGGTGAACCGCCCTCCGGGTGCCGAAATTCGACATCCCCGGGCGCGTTTTCATAGTCGGAATTTGTTCCCGGCATTTCTATCAGGCAATTCCGAAAGACGGCAGGGAATTTCTCCAAAGGAACAACGCATGGCACGAAAAGCGGGACGCGTCGCGAGTCGACCGGGCGGTCTCAGTCGTAGTGGATCGCCAGCCAGACGGTGGTTTCGCCTTGGGCGGTCCATTCCACGCGATGACGCCGGCCTGCATCGATCGTGACCGTATCGCCCGGCCTCATGACGAGTGTCCGGCCGGGCGTGTCGTCGAACGCCAGCCCGGCACTTCCCGCAAGCAGCAGTACCCATTCGTGCTGCGGCTGGTCGTACCAGAACCCGGCGGGCGACGCTTGTCCGGTCGAGACGATGCGCTCGACGCGCATGCCCGTGCGGGCAATCAACGTGTCGAACTGTTCGGCGGCGGCCGGATCGGGGCGCGAAGG
This is a stretch of genomic DNA from Pandoraea faecigallinarum. It encodes these proteins:
- a CDS encoding cupin domain-containing protein → MNKPLLPDANLFAGLPSRPDPAAAEQFDTLIARTGMRVERIVSTGQASPAGFWYDQPQHEWVLLLAGSAGLAFDDTPGRTLVMRPGDTVTIDAGRRHRVEWTAQGETTVWLAIHYD